The Longimicrobium sp. genome includes the window GAGACGGCGCGGTTCAGCGTGGCGGACGTGACGCCGGTGGCCGCGGGGGCGCTGCTCTATCTCGTGCTCTTCGGCTCGGTGGTCGCCTTCACCGCGTACAGCTGGCTGGTGGAGCGCGAGGGACCCAGCCGCGCGCTCAGCTTCACCTACGTCAACCCGCTCGTGGCCGTCCTGCTCGGGGCCGCCTTCCTCAGCGAGCCGCTGACCTGGCGCATCGCGCTGGCGGCGGGCGCCATCGTCGCCTCGGTGGTGCTCATCATCACGGGGACGAAGACGTCGACGTCCACCGCGTCGCCCGCGGTGACGCCCGCGCCGGTGCCGGTGGCTAAGCGGCGTCGGCCCACGCATCTCAGGGCGAGGCGGGCATGATCGCGCGTATCTGGCGCGGCGAGACGCGCGCGGAGGACGGGGACGCGTACGCCCTCTATCTCCGCAAGACCGGCGAGGCGGAGTGCCGCGCCGTCCCCGGCAACCGCGGCGTGATGATCCTGCGCGGCCCCTCATCCCCCCGGCCCCCTTCTCCCGAACCGCAGGAGAAGGGGGAGAACGACGAACGCACGGAGTTCGTCTTCGTCTCCTTCTGGGACTCGATGGATGCGGTGCGCGCCTTCAGTGGCGAGGAGACGGAGCGCGCCCGCTACTATCCCGAGGACGAGCGCTGGCTGCTTTCGCTCGATCCCGAGGTGCGGCACTTCGAGGTGGCGAGCGCGGATCCGCCGCTCTTCGCAAGCTGATCCGCGACTGAGTAGCAGTTGGAGACGATAAAATTTCACTGATGCGAGACTTCCTGCAATTTGCAGCAGCGGGAGAGATGCGGCGGCGTGGCATCTCTCCCGCTATCTCGTTGAATAACAATGAATTACGCCCGTGCCGCGAAAGCGGAACGGGCGTTGCCTTAGTACGGGGCAAGTCGAAAGACTGCATCCTGCGGCGGGGGGCCGCGGATGCGAGGGAAAGGGTGGCCGGGGAGCGACGGTGTGGGGACGCTCTCCCGGTCACCCTTTCATTTCCCCCTCATCGAGGTACGCAAGTGTTTGCGATCACTCGACTTGCGCGAGGATGAGGGGGAAATTCCCGCGTCAGGTGGGGAACGAGAAGGTTGACCTCCCGGCGGAGGGGGCTTATCATGGCCCCTCCGCATCACTTACACGGATCGGGCCGCCTCGCGGCGCTCGTCAGCAGCAGCAAGCCTGACATGCCAGGATCTCGCTGGACGCTCATGCTCGTCCCGCACGACAACGAGCGCGTCCGCTCCTTCCAGGTCTCGTGGAAAGACGTCCGGGCCGTGGTCTCGGCCTTCCTTCTCGTCGTATTCCTGCTCGGCACCTTCACCGTAGCCTTCTTCGTCAAGCAGAGCCAGCACGTCCGCTCCGGCGCCCTCCGGCACGAGAACGAGCTGCTGGCCGCCGAGGTCGACCAGATGCGCCAGGAGATGGAGCAGCTCAACCGCTCCATCGAGACGCTGGGGCAGAAGGACGAGCAGTACCGCGTGATGAGCGGGCTGAACGCGCTGGGGCCCGACGTGCGCCACACCAGCGGCGGCGCCAACCAGAGCGTGGCCGAGCAGGCGCTGATGCGGCTGAACCCCGAGGTGGGCGGCCGGCTGACGGCGGCCAGCACCAACCTCGACGCGCTCGCCCGCCGCGCGGCGCAGCTGCGCGCCAGCATGGACCAGGCGCTGTCGGCGCTGCAGCGCAACCGCGACCGCCTGGCCTCGACGCCCACCATCGCCCCCGCCAAGGGGCCGCTCTCCTCGCTGTTCAGCCCCGGCCGCTACCACCCCGTCCTGCGCATCACCCGCCCGCACAAGGGAATCGACATCGCCGCGCGCGTGGGCGAGCCGATCATGGCACCGGCGCGCGGGGTCGTGCGCTTCGCGGGGAACAAGGGGAACGGCTACGGCAACATGGTGGAGATCGACCACGGCTACGGCTACGTGACGCGCTTCGCCCACGCCAGCCGTCTCCTGGTCCACACCGGGCAGGAGGTCAAGCGCGGCGACCTGATCGCCCTGGTCGGCGCCACCGGCCTGGTCAGCGGCCCGCACCTGC containing:
- a CDS encoding antibiotic biosynthesis monooxygenase, giving the protein MIARIWRGETRAEDGDAYALYLRKTGEAECRAVPGNRGVMILRGPSSPRPPSPEPQEKGENDERTEFVFVSFWDSMDAVRAFSGEETERARYYPEDERWLLSLDPEVRHFEVASADPPLFAS
- a CDS encoding M23 family metallopeptidase — encoded protein: MPGSRWTLMLVPHDNERVRSFQVSWKDVRAVVSAFLLVVFLLGTFTVAFFVKQSQHVRSGALRHENELLAAEVDQMRQEMEQLNRSIETLGQKDEQYRVMSGLNALGPDVRHTSGGANQSVAEQALMRLNPEVGGRLTAASTNLDALARRAAQLRASMDQALSALQRNRDRLASTPTIAPAKGPLSSLFSPGRYHPVLRITRPHKGIDIAARVGEPIMAPARGVVRFAGNKGNGYGNMVEIDHGYGYVTRFAHASRLLVHTGQEVKRGDLIALVGATGLVSGPHLHYEVEIEGRQVDPLNFIVADAIPD